In a genomic window of Demequina muriae:
- a CDS encoding glycoside hydrolase family 3 N-terminal domain-containing protein — MSTNFISAPPRAGERPEGISPRVRAIVAEMSLDEKLAQIVGFWEGEEGDSVAPLQGELASTGKLDDAMAHGLGHLTRVYGTNPVDPDERAAYLWKRQRSLVTDTRPGIPALVHEECLTGLAAWKAATFPTPLAWGAAFDHALVERMGSLIGGSMHALGIHQGLAPVLDVIRDVRWGRVEECIAEDPYLVGTVGTSYVRGLQSEGVDATLKHFVGYSASRAGRNFAPVHAGRRELQDALLIPFEMAVLDGGVHSIMHSYAEIDGLPVAADPELLTTKLRDEWGFTGVVVADYFGVAFLHLLHGVAADLGDAAAQALAAGVDIELPTGDAYLAPLKAALESGVADIAHVDRAAERALAQKERLGLLDATFEEDPPTGVDLDSPAHREVARELAEKSVVLVSNDGALPLDATDERQVVGVIGPNADTFAALFGCYSFANHVLSQRPGVELGFEAPSVLEGIREEFAGTVLAAQGCGIDDDDRSGFDEAVTIALEADTAIVVVGDEAGLFGRGTVGEGCDRDDLELPGVQRDLVEAILDTGTPVVLVMLTGRPYAVSWAIERCAAVVQAFFPGEEGSGAIARVLSGRVNPSGRLPVTLPRSVGAQPYSYLHPKLGGDGEVTNLSTGPAACFGHGLSYTTFAHESLETSDAPTDGEIVAAVTVTNTGDRHGEDVVQLYAHDVVGSITRPVAQLVGYHRVALGPGESARVEFTVPTTRLAFSDRSFTRVVEPGAIELWTGTSEERFAEASLTLVGDAHPVTTASARWTTTRVV; from the coding sequence ATGAGCACCAATTTCATCAGCGCGCCCCCGCGCGCCGGCGAACGCCCGGAGGGCATCAGTCCTCGGGTGCGTGCGATCGTCGCGGAGATGTCGCTGGACGAGAAGCTGGCGCAGATCGTCGGCTTCTGGGAGGGCGAAGAGGGCGACTCCGTCGCCCCGCTCCAGGGCGAACTCGCCAGCACGGGCAAGCTGGACGATGCGATGGCGCACGGCCTCGGCCACCTGACTCGGGTCTACGGCACCAACCCCGTCGATCCCGACGAGCGGGCCGCGTACCTGTGGAAGCGGCAGCGGTCGCTGGTGACGGACACGCGGCCGGGAATCCCGGCGCTCGTCCACGAGGAGTGCCTCACCGGACTGGCGGCATGGAAGGCCGCCACGTTCCCCACGCCACTGGCATGGGGAGCCGCGTTCGATCACGCGCTCGTCGAGCGCATGGGGTCGCTGATCGGCGGCTCGATGCACGCCCTCGGCATTCACCAGGGCCTCGCCCCGGTGCTTGACGTCATCCGTGACGTCCGGTGGGGACGCGTCGAGGAGTGCATCGCCGAGGACCCGTACCTCGTGGGCACCGTCGGCACGTCGTACGTGCGCGGGCTCCAGTCCGAGGGCGTCGATGCGACGCTCAAGCACTTCGTGGGCTACTCGGCCTCGCGTGCGGGACGCAACTTCGCTCCCGTCCACGCGGGTCGACGCGAGCTGCAGGACGCCCTGCTCATCCCGTTCGAGATGGCGGTGCTCGACGGCGGCGTGCACTCGATCATGCACTCGTACGCAGAGATCGACGGCCTCCCCGTCGCGGCCGACCCGGAACTGCTCACCACCAAGCTCCGCGACGAATGGGGCTTCACCGGCGTCGTCGTCGCCGACTACTTCGGCGTCGCCTTCCTGCACCTCCTCCACGGGGTGGCCGCGGATCTGGGCGACGCGGCGGCGCAGGCACTGGCCGCCGGCGTCGACATCGAGCTGCCCACGGGCGACGCCTACCTGGCGCCACTCAAGGCCGCGCTCGAGTCCGGGGTCGCGGACATCGCGCACGTCGACCGCGCCGCCGAGCGCGCCCTGGCGCAGAAGGAGCGCCTGGGTCTGCTCGACGCCACGTTCGAGGAGGACCCGCCCACGGGCGTCGACCTCGACTCCCCCGCTCACCGCGAGGTGGCCAGGGAGCTGGCGGAGAAGTCGGTGGTGCTCGTCTCGAACGACGGCGCGCTGCCCCTCGATGCCACGGACGAGCGTCAGGTGGTGGGCGTCATCGGCCCCAACGCGGACACGTTCGCGGCGCTCTTCGGGTGCTACTCGTTCGCCAACCACGTGCTGTCACAGCGCCCAGGCGTCGAGCTGGGCTTCGAGGCGCCGTCGGTGCTGGAGGGCATCCGCGAGGAGTTCGCCGGCACGGTGCTCGCCGCTCAGGGCTGCGGCATCGACGACGACGACCGCTCCGGCTTCGACGAGGCGGTCACGATCGCACTCGAGGCCGACACGGCGATCGTGGTAGTCGGCGACGAGGCCGGCCTCTTCGGCCGCGGCACCGTCGGCGAAGGCTGCGACCGCGACGATCTCGAGCTCCCCGGCGTGCAGCGTGACCTGGTCGAGGCGATCCTCGACACCGGCACCCCCGTCGTGCTGGTGATGCTCACCGGACGCCCGTACGCGGTGTCGTGGGCCATCGAGCGCTGCGCGGCGGTCGTCCAGGCCTTCTTCCCGGGTGAAGAGGGCTCCGGCGCGATCGCACGGGTGCTGTCCGGACGGGTCAACCCCTCCGGCCGCCTGCCCGTGACGCTGCCGCGGTCGGTGGGCGCTCAGCCGTACTCGTACCTGCACCCCAAGCTCGGCGGCGATGGCGAGGTGACCAACCTCTCCACCGGCCCTGCGGCGTGCTTCGGCCACGGGCTGTCGTACACGACGTTCGCGCACGAGAGTCTCGAAACGTCCGACGCTCCGACCGACGGCGAGATCGTCGCTGCGGTCACGGTGACGAACACCGGCGACCGTCACGGCGAGGACGTCGTGCAGCTGTACGCACACGACGTCGTGGGATCCATCACCCGGCCCGTCGCTCAGCTCGTGGGCTACCACCGGGTGGCTCTCGGCCCCGGCGAGAGCGCGCGAGTGGAGTTCACCGTGCCGACCACGCGTCTCGCGTTCTCGGATCGCTCGTTCACGAGGGTGGTCGAGCCCGGCGCCATCGAACTCTGGACCGGCACCAGCGAGGAGCGTTTCGCAGAGGCGAGCCTCACGCTGGTGGGCGACGCTCACCCTGTCACCACCGCATCGGCCCGCTGGACCACGACGAGGGTCGTATGA
- a CDS encoding 2-hydroxyacid dehydrogenase, translating to MITVAVPHQRIADALGELGDDARVIVWDPTSGPVPEDERERVTIACIPHLSGGKAVYDRIAECPDLRVIQIPSAGYEHAAPFVPAGKKLANARGVHDSRTAEMALALALASQRRLPQFWDAQSRGTWDADVYAPSLADRRCLVIGYGSIGAALGARLRACEAQVTGVARSARTAPDGTDVRAIDDLPALLPDAEIVFLVTPLTEQTEGLVDADFLAALPDDALVVNVGRGKVVNTEALLGELQAGRLRAALDVTDPEPLPDGHPLFSAPGCIVVPHVAGFALLTDKRYIALVRKQVEAVRHGDDPVNFVMMGAFPA from the coding sequence ATGATCACCGTCGCTGTCCCACACCAAAGAATCGCCGATGCGCTCGGGGAGCTCGGCGATGACGCCCGGGTCATCGTCTGGGACCCCACCTCCGGCCCCGTCCCCGAGGATGAGCGCGAGCGCGTCACCATCGCGTGCATTCCGCACCTGTCCGGTGGCAAGGCCGTCTACGACCGCATCGCCGAGTGCCCTGACCTGAGGGTGATCCAGATCCCCTCCGCCGGCTACGAGCACGCCGCTCCGTTCGTGCCGGCCGGAAAGAAGCTCGCGAACGCCAGGGGAGTGCACGACTCGCGGACCGCAGAGATGGCGCTTGCCCTCGCGCTCGCGAGCCAGCGGCGCCTGCCGCAGTTCTGGGATGCGCAGTCACGTGGCACGTGGGATGCGGATGTCTACGCCCCGTCGCTCGCGGACCGCCGGTGCCTCGTCATCGGCTACGGCAGCATCGGCGCTGCGCTGGGGGCGCGCCTGCGTGCGTGCGAGGCCCAGGTGACCGGCGTGGCGAGGTCGGCGCGGACCGCGCCCGACGGCACCGACGTGCGCGCGATCGACGACCTGCCGGCGCTCCTGCCGGACGCCGAGATCGTGTTCCTCGTCACTCCGCTCACCGAGCAGACCGAGGGCCTGGTCGACGCCGACTTCCTGGCGGCGCTGCCTGACGATGCGCTGGTGGTCAACGTGGGCCGCGGCAAGGTCGTGAACACCGAGGCGCTGCTGGGCGAGCTCCAGGCGGGACGGCTGCGTGCGGCGCTGGACGTGACGGACCCCGAGCCGCTTCCCGACGGCCACCCGCTGTTCTCCGCGCCCGGGTGCATCGTCGTCCCGCACGTCGCCGGCTTCGCGCTGCTCACCGACAAGCGCTACATCGCGCTGGTGCGCAAGCAGGTCGAGGCGGTGCGCCACGGGGACGACCCGGTCAACTTCGTCATGATGGGCGCGTTCCCCGCCTGA
- a CDS encoding LacI family DNA-binding transcriptional regulator, with amino-acid sequence MEPAPRVKMADVAAKAGVSVATVSKVVNGRYGVAKDTVELVQGVINDMGYESNLIAASLRSHTSNVLGILVPDFEPFSAELLKGAALGARGSGYELLSHSGGDQHGWERRSLSRLGGTLIAGAVLVTPTVLDARTIVPAVAVDPHFGPSSMPTIDADSYSGAKQATEHLISLGHRRIAFLGGRSELDSAHLREAGYRDSMEEAGVPVDPSLVRESRYAPDRAAEITRDLLELPDRPTAIFAANDVTAIRAMEVAHEYGLSVPEDVSVVGFDDIPEASLAVPQLTTVRQPMQAMGRAAMEMLLDIINGVERETHVRMSTELVVRGSTAPPPATVRPASIP; translated from the coding sequence ATGGAACCCGCTCCTCGCGTCAAGATGGCAGACGTCGCCGCGAAGGCGGGCGTCTCCGTCGCGACCGTGTCCAAAGTGGTGAACGGCCGCTACGGCGTGGCCAAGGACACGGTGGAGCTCGTGCAGGGCGTCATCAACGACATGGGCTACGAGTCCAACCTCATCGCCGCATCCCTGCGCAGCCACACGAGCAACGTGCTCGGCATCCTGGTGCCGGACTTCGAGCCCTTCAGTGCTGAGCTCCTCAAGGGCGCCGCGCTCGGCGCCCGCGGAAGCGGCTACGAGCTCCTGTCGCACTCGGGAGGCGACCAGCACGGCTGGGAGCGCCGCTCGCTGTCACGCCTGGGCGGCACGCTGATCGCCGGTGCCGTGCTCGTCACCCCCACCGTGCTCGACGCCCGCACCATCGTGCCCGCGGTCGCGGTCGACCCCCACTTCGGGCCGTCGTCGATGCCCACCATCGACGCCGACTCGTACTCGGGCGCCAAGCAGGCGACCGAGCACCTGATCTCGCTGGGGCACCGCCGCATCGCCTTCCTCGGTGGCCGCTCCGAGCTGGACTCCGCCCACCTGCGCGAGGCCGGCTACCGCGACTCCATGGAGGAGGCGGGCGTCCCCGTGGATCCGTCGCTCGTGCGCGAGTCCCGCTACGCGCCCGACCGCGCCGCCGAGATCACCCGCGACCTGCTCGAGCTGCCCGATCGCCCCACCGCGATCTTCGCCGCGAACGACGTGACGGCGATTCGCGCGATGGAGGTCGCCCACGAGTACGGGCTCAGCGTTCCCGAGGACGTGTCGGTGGTGGGCTTCGACGACATCCCCGAGGCATCCCTCGCGGTGCCGCAGCTCACGACCGTGCGCCAGCCCATGCAGGCGATGGGCCGTGCCGCGATGGAGATGCTGCTGGACATCATCAACGGCGTCGAGCGCGAGACTCACGTGCGGATGTCGACCGAGCTGGTCGTCCGCGGCAGCACCGCGCCCCCGCCCGCCACGGTGCGCCCCGCCTCCATCCCCTGA
- a CDS encoding ABC transporter substrate-binding protein, translating into MANMRRLGAFAAFTTSAALLLAACSSGDGETTDPTDSPTNGEAEQSAEPVTLTWWHNAVAGDNGENALGDYWQTVADAYTAENPHVTIEIEQVQNEDLQRTRIPLALQSGDAPDLFQAWGGGELASQVESGYVQDLSETLADDIERLGGGVSPWQHEGSTYGLPFTFGVEGIWYRESLFEEAGITEEPATMDELNAAVQALKDADITPIAVGAADGWPAAHWWYNFALRSCSQDVMAAAGVDRDFSDPCWVQAGEQLEEFLGTEPFQDQFISTVAQTGATSSAGLVASGDAAMELMGQWNVFVYEGFTDGTDEGIAALQDDLGWFPMPATDGGNGDPSAALGGGDGFSCYVDAPPECADFLSFIVSDANQMEFTEATGALPVAPAAADAVTNPVLVELAQVAGNAEYVQLWLDTSFGTNVGGAMNDGIVSIFAGTGEAQDVVDLMTAAALTE; encoded by the coding sequence ATGGCGAACATGCGACGATTGGGTGCCTTCGCGGCATTCACCACATCTGCCGCTCTCCTGCTGGCTGCTTGCAGCAGCGGAGACGGCGAAACCACGGATCCCACTGATTCCCCCACCAACGGTGAGGCGGAGCAGAGTGCGGAGCCGGTCACCCTCACCTGGTGGCACAACGCGGTTGCGGGCGACAACGGGGAGAACGCCCTGGGCGACTACTGGCAGACCGTTGCCGACGCCTACACGGCGGAGAACCCGCACGTGACCATCGAGATCGAGCAGGTCCAGAACGAGGACCTGCAGCGCACGCGCATCCCGCTTGCACTGCAGTCCGGGGACGCTCCTGACCTCTTCCAGGCGTGGGGCGGCGGCGAGCTGGCGAGCCAGGTCGAGTCCGGCTACGTCCAGGATCTGTCGGAGACGCTTGCGGACGACATCGAACGCCTCGGCGGCGGTGTCTCTCCGTGGCAGCACGAGGGGTCGACCTACGGCCTGCCCTTCACGTTCGGCGTCGAGGGCATCTGGTACCGCGAGTCTCTCTTCGAGGAGGCCGGGATCACTGAAGAGCCCGCCACCATGGACGAGCTCAACGCCGCGGTGCAGGCGCTCAAGGACGCGGACATCACCCCCATTGCGGTGGGTGCTGCTGACGGATGGCCCGCTGCGCACTGGTGGTACAACTTCGCTCTGCGCTCGTGCTCGCAGGACGTCATGGCGGCCGCAGGCGTCGACCGTGACTTCTCGGACCCGTGCTGGGTCCAGGCTGGCGAGCAGCTCGAGGAGTTCCTCGGCACCGAGCCGTTCCAGGACCAGTTCATCTCCACGGTCGCCCAGACGGGTGCGACGTCCTCTGCTGGACTCGTCGCCTCCGGTGACGCGGCCATGGAACTCATGGGCCAGTGGAACGTCTTCGTGTACGAAGGCTTCACGGACGGCACCGACGAGGGCATCGCTGCGCTGCAGGATGACCTCGGCTGGTTCCCGATGCCCGCGACTGACGGCGGCAACGGTGACCCGAGCGCTGCCCTCGGCGGCGGCGACGGCTTCTCCTGCTACGTCGACGCTCCGCCGGAGTGCGCTGACTTCCTGTCGTTCATCGTGAGCGACGCGAACCAGATGGAGTTCACCGAGGCCACGGGCGCCCTGCCCGTCGCACCGGCCGCGGCAGACGCCGTGACCAACCCGGTGCTGGTCGAGCTGGCCCAGGTGGCCGGTAACGCTGAGTACGTCCAGCTCTGGCTGGACACCTCCTTCGGCACCAACGTCGGCGGCGCGATGAATGACGGAATCGTCAGCATCTTCGCCGGCACCGGTGAGGCTCAGGACGTGGTGGATCTCATGACCGCCGCCGCCCTGACCGAGTAG
- a CDS encoding endo-1,4-beta-xylanase, translating to MTPVHDVDHRMGEGTVTVTDGGGVPLADAVITVEQTRHDFAFGNIGFDLIEWIGGDGEAGTHLFGGASAASAPLLAEKYLELYNATTLPFYWRGFEPRQGAPDTDRLRRAAQWFVDRGVAVKGHPLLWHTLAPEWLLDLDDVAAESVMRARITRETRAFAGVVDLWDAINEAVILPVFTAEHNAVTRLAQSKGRIEMVRLAFESAREGNPHARLVLNDFDLSADYERLIEECLDAGIEIDAIGLQTHMHQGYRGEEAVWDILERFARFGLPLQMTETTLVSGDLMPAHIVDLNDYVVDDWPSTPEGEARQADEVVRHYRTLVSHPAVESITYWGLTDEGAWLGAPAGLLRRDGTAKPAFDALVGLIKSEWWTHPTDMRTDADGRVHVRGFAGDYRVSHGGRSAELHLERGATAPLRVALE from the coding sequence ATGACACCTGTCCACGACGTCGACCACCGCATGGGCGAGGGGACGGTGACCGTCACCGACGGTGGCGGCGTCCCTCTCGCCGATGCGGTGATCACGGTGGAGCAGACGCGCCACGACTTCGCCTTCGGCAACATCGGGTTCGACCTGATCGAGTGGATCGGCGGCGACGGCGAGGCGGGCACGCACCTGTTCGGCGGAGCCTCCGCCGCATCGGCCCCCCTGCTGGCCGAGAAGTACCTCGAGCTGTACAACGCCACCACGCTGCCGTTCTACTGGCGGGGCTTCGAGCCCCGCCAGGGCGCCCCTGACACCGACCGGCTTCGCCGTGCCGCGCAATGGTTCGTGGACCGGGGGGTCGCCGTCAAGGGCCACCCGCTGCTGTGGCACACGCTGGCGCCCGAATGGCTGCTCGACCTCGACGACGTCGCGGCCGAATCGGTCATGCGTGCGCGCATCACGCGCGAGACCCGCGCATTCGCCGGCGTGGTGGACCTCTGGGACGCGATCAACGAGGCAGTGATCCTCCCCGTGTTCACGGCCGAGCACAACGCCGTCACCCGGCTGGCTCAGTCCAAGGGACGCATCGAGATGGTGCGCCTCGCGTTCGAGTCGGCACGCGAGGGCAATCCGCACGCCAGGCTCGTCCTCAACGACTTCGACCTGTCCGCCGATTACGAGCGCCTCATCGAGGAGTGTCTCGACGCGGGCATCGAGATCGACGCCATCGGCCTGCAGACCCACATGCACCAGGGGTACCGCGGCGAGGAGGCCGTGTGGGACATCCTCGAGCGGTTCGCGAGGTTCGGGCTGCCGCTGCAGATGACGGAGACCACTCTCGTCTCTGGCGACCTCATGCCCGCCCACATCGTCGACCTCAACGACTACGTGGTGGACGACTGGCCGTCGACGCCCGAAGGCGAGGCCCGCCAGGCGGACGAAGTGGTGCGCCACTACCGCACGCTCGTCTCCCACCCGGCCGTGGAGTCGATCACCTATTGGGGCCTGACGGACGAGGGCGCCTGGCTGGGCGCTCCGGCCGGGCTGCTGAGGCGCGACGGAACGGCCAAGCCCGCCTTCGACGCCCTGGTGGGGCTCATCAAGAGCGAGTGGTGGACGCACCCCACGGACATGAGAACCGACGCGGACGGTCGAGTGCACGTGCGCGGCTTCGCTGGTGACTACCGCGTCTCGCACGGCGGTCGCAGCGCCGAGCTTCACCTCGAACGGGGCGCCACCGCTCCCCTGCGCGTGGCGCTGGAGTAG
- a CDS encoding DUF1801 domain-containing protein, translated as MRRDEVDRWMGHYDNPMKDVVQRIRQIILASDDRVSECLKWSTPTFVYKGNIASFFPKSTHYATLMFHQGALIPGHFPSLVGNGPEARAMKIVSIAEAEEHRDEINALIEAWIEWKDMDSSGT; from the coding sequence ATGCGGAGGGACGAGGTCGACCGGTGGATGGGCCACTACGACAATCCGATGAAGGACGTCGTGCAGCGCATCCGGCAGATCATCCTGGCGAGCGACGACCGCGTGAGCGAGTGCCTCAAGTGGTCCACGCCCACCTTCGTCTACAAGGGCAACATCGCGAGCTTCTTCCCCAAGTCCACGCACTACGCGACCCTCATGTTCCATCAGGGCGCGCTGATTCCCGGCCACTTCCCGAGCCTCGTAGGCAACGGGCCCGAGGCTCGCGCTATGAAGATCGTGTCGATCGCCGAGGCCGAGGAGCATCGCGACGAGATCAACGCCCTCATCGAGGCGTGGATCGAATGGAAGGACATGGACTCCTCGGGGACGTGA
- a CDS encoding carbohydrate ABC transporter permease translates to MATAVKDDVKKRRSSQSRARTRLGGDSSIYVTIFVALIAVGLTLGPILFLGLGGFRTNGQIAEDPTGLPNPWVWQNYWDILTGSTFWEFTLNSAIISIATTAGVVLFGTMAAYPLARYSFRGREGVFLMFTAGLMFPLTVAIFPLFLLLQDLGLGGMWGLIIPQIAFALPVTVIIMRPFLAALPDELEEASFMDGLTRVGFFFRMVLPLARPGMVTVGVLAFLGSWNAYLLPLVMLTGRDAPTTLPLGVTQFQGQNAANFAGIMAYTFLAMIPALVFFLMMEKRIVDGLSGAVKG, encoded by the coding sequence ATGGCCACCGCAGTCAAGGACGACGTCAAGAAGCGCCGGTCGAGCCAGTCACGCGCTCGCACCAGGCTTGGAGGCGACTCGTCGATCTACGTCACGATCTTCGTGGCCCTCATCGCGGTGGGACTCACGCTCGGCCCCATTCTCTTCCTGGGTCTGGGCGGGTTCCGCACCAACGGCCAGATCGCCGAAGACCCGACCGGCCTGCCGAACCCGTGGGTGTGGCAGAACTACTGGGACATCCTCACGGGATCCACCTTCTGGGAGTTCACGCTCAACTCGGCGATCATCTCCATCGCGACCACGGCCGGCGTGGTGCTGTTCGGCACCATGGCGGCGTACCCGCTGGCCCGGTACTCGTTCCGTGGCCGCGAGGGCGTGTTCCTGATGTTCACCGCTGGGCTGATGTTCCCCCTCACCGTCGCGATCTTCCCGCTGTTCCTGCTGCTGCAGGACCTGGGGCTGGGCGGCATGTGGGGTCTGATCATTCCGCAGATCGCCTTCGCGCTGCCGGTGACGGTCATCATCATGCGCCCGTTCCTCGCGGCGCTGCCGGACGAGCTCGAAGAGGCGTCGTTCATGGATGGACTCACGCGGGTGGGCTTCTTCTTCCGCATGGTCCTGCCGCTGGCGCGACCCGGCATGGTGACCGTGGGCGTGCTCGCGTTCCTCGGTTCGTGGAACGCGTACCTGCTGCCGTTGGTCATGCTCACAGGACGCGACGCGCCCACGACGCTGCCCCTCGGCGTGACTCAGTTCCAGGGCCAGAATGCCGCGAACTTCGCGGGCATCATGGCCTACACCTTCCTGGCCATGATCCCCGCACTGGTGTTCTTCCTCATGATGGAGAAGCGCATCGTCGACGGACTCTCTGGCGCGGTGAAGGGGTAA
- a CDS encoding carbohydrate ABC transporter permease: MTALEASGTGTGPATDAKASVAGSTPVTPAAYNPRRDRRRKWLEIVIFVGPALLLFLVFVIFPMIMAARYSLYKWDSRQPFELAEFIGFDNYTRALMGGTDPETKEIFWKAYAQPFWNAVGNNAQIIALSMLVQLPIAMIIALVLNRKFPGRSSVRLIIFAPYVLSEVVAGLMWLMLLDPRGPVTEMLAAIGISDPAGGWLEDPQAGFWTFFFIVSWKYIGLAIILFLAGLSGVPPELQEAASIDGASWWQVQWRINIPLIGPTVRVWAFLSIIGSIQLFDMAWVLNKGGSTGQYSTIATLMVDIGTQRNDGGYASALAIIMFIFSMVAAITYMTIVMRRDNGARAGKGA; encoded by the coding sequence GTGACTGCACTAGAGGCCTCGGGTACGGGAACGGGCCCCGCCACCGATGCCAAGGCATCGGTGGCGGGGTCCACCCCTGTCACCCCCGCCGCATACAACCCCCGCCGCGACCGCCGCCGCAAGTGGCTCGAGATCGTCATCTTCGTCGGCCCCGCCCTGCTGCTCTTCCTGGTCTTCGTGATCTTCCCGATGATCATGGCCGCGCGTTACAGCCTCTACAAGTGGGACTCCCGCCAGCCGTTCGAGCTCGCGGAGTTCATCGGATTCGACAACTACACCCGCGCTCTCATGGGCGGCACCGACCCCGAGACCAAAGAGATCTTCTGGAAGGCGTACGCACAGCCGTTCTGGAATGCCGTGGGCAACAACGCGCAGATCATCGCGCTGTCCATGCTCGTGCAGCTGCCGATCGCGATGATCATCGCGCTGGTGCTGAACCGCAAGTTCCCCGGCCGCTCGAGCGTGCGACTCATCATCTTCGCGCCCTACGTCCTCAGCGAGGTCGTCGCGGGCCTGATGTGGCTCATGCTGCTCGACCCTCGCGGTCCCGTGACGGAGATGCTGGCGGCGATAGGGATCTCCGATCCCGCAGGAGGGTGGCTCGAGGATCCACAGGCGGGCTTCTGGACGTTCTTCTTCATCGTGTCGTGGAAGTACATCGGCCTGGCGATCATCTTGTTCCTGGCAGGCCTGTCCGGCGTGCCGCCGGAGCTTCAAGAGGCCGCGTCGATCGACGGCGCGAGCTGGTGGCAGGTGCAGTGGCGCATCAACATCCCCCTGATCGGCCCCACCGTCCGCGTCTGGGCGTTCCTGTCGATCATCGGCTCGATCCAGCTGTTCGACATGGCCTGGGTGCTCAACAAGGGCGGCTCGACTGGCCAGTACTCCACCATCGCGACGCTGATGGTCGACATCGGCACGCAGCGCAACGACGGTGGCTACGCCTCCGCCCTCGCGATCATCATGTTCATCTTCTCCATGGTCGCCGCGATCACGTACATGACGATCGTCATGCGCCGTGACAACGGTGCTCGTGCCGGAAAGGGGGCCTGA
- a CDS encoding LacI family DNA-binding transcriptional regulator, protein MTSDRQRRRSPRVTISQIAEEAGVSMPTVSRVLNGRTGVSDETRAAVQALLDEHGYQRRGTAQRQRVGLIDFVLRDLDPIWAMPLIQGAETEAMRAGASIVLTSTHGRSVGNRRWIQHLASRRTDAVVIVVSELSEGAAAELGRLHTPVVLVDPVGSAPGNMPTVAAANRAGGRMATEHLFRLGHRRIGIVTGPQGVRCSEDRLEGYRDAHRRHGIPLDPHLQDYGDFMPASGLASARRMLGMSRRPTAIFAGTDQTASGVYTAARERHLRIPEDLSVVGFDDVILSEWLQPPLTTVRQPLEQMARAAIRAAAQIAYEGRAPSGRLELPTSLTLRASTSAPMRAAA, encoded by the coding sequence ATGACCTCCGACCGACAACGACGTCGATCACCCCGGGTCACGATCTCGCAGATCGCGGAGGAAGCCGGCGTCTCCATGCCGACCGTCTCGCGTGTGCTCAACGGTCGGACGGGCGTCTCCGATGAGACCCGCGCCGCGGTCCAGGCACTGCTGGACGAGCACGGGTATCAGCGTCGCGGCACCGCGCAGCGACAGCGCGTGGGACTCATCGACTTCGTGCTGCGCGACCTCGATCCGATCTGGGCGATGCCGCTCATCCAGGGCGCGGAGACGGAGGCGATGAGGGCGGGCGCCAGCATCGTGCTGACCTCGACGCATGGGCGATCGGTCGGCAACCGCCGCTGGATCCAGCACCTCGCGAGCCGTCGCACCGACGCGGTCGTGATCGTCGTCTCCGAGCTCTCGGAAGGCGCCGCGGCCGAACTGGGGCGCCTGCACACCCCTGTCGTGCTCGTCGATCCCGTCGGCTCCGCCCCCGGGAACATGCCGACGGTCGCCGCCGCCAACCGCGCGGGCGGCCGCATGGCCACCGAGCACCTGTTCCGGCTCGGCCACCGACGCATCGGCATCGTGACAGGACCGCAAGGCGTCCGGTGCTCCGAGGACAGGCTCGAAGGCTACCGGGACGCGCATCGGCGCCATGGGATCCCGCTCGACCCACACCTCCAGGACTACGGGGACTTCATGCCGGCCTCCGGCCTCGCGTCCGCGCGGCGCATGCTGGGGATGTCCCGCCGCCCCACGGCGATCTTCGCCGGCACGGACCAGACTGCATCGGGCGTCTACACGGCCGCCCGCGAGCGCCACCTTCGCATCCCCGAGGACCTGTCCGTCGTGGGGTTCGACGACGTCATCCTGTCCGAATGGCTGCAGCCGCCGCTCACGACGGTGCGCCAGCCGCTCGAGCAGATGGCTCGCGCGGCGATCCGCGCGGCCGCCCAGATCGCCTACGAGGGCCGCGCTCCGTCCGGGCGTCTCGAGCTGCCGACGTCGCTCACGCTCCGCGCGTCGACGTCAGCGCCCATGCGTGCGGCCGCCTGA